The genomic segment GGCAACTGATTCAATCGATCTGCATAGAAAAGATATGATATTGCGCCTGAAGGTAAAAGAGAGGCCAAAATTGTATCCACAAAAATATTGATCTGCATTACGCCTGTACCTAAAGCACCTGGGCCCATCAACTTTAAGAGCCTTTTAATTTCGGGAGAAAAACTCGGTTTTTGAAACTTAATGACAATCTTATGTCTTAAACAATGATAGACCATCCATAGAACCTGAACCACGCCAGAGATACTGAGGCTCCATGACATTGCTGTTCCTTCCATCCATCCCATATGGATGCCGATAAAAAGACCTACAACAATTGTAATGTTAAAGAAAATGGACGAAGCAGCAAATGGCCCAAAGAAATGATGAGAATTCAAAAGACTCCCCATAAAGGCAACAATGGCAATAAAGAGCAGATAAATAAAAGTTATGCGCGAGAATTCCACGGCCATTGCAAATTTCTCGGGCTCATCCAAAAAGCCAGGCGCTGTGACATGAAGGACTTCTGGCATAAAAATTGTCATCAAAATGGTAAAAGGGATCAAGAAAAGCGCAAGCAATGAGAATGATTTTCCAGCAAAATCTGCTGCCTCATCAAACTTTTCCTGTGCTAAATAGCCAGAGTAAATTGGCACAAAAGAAACTGAAAAAGCGCCTTCTGCGAAAAGACGCCTAAAAAGATTTGGCATTTTAAGCGCAACAAAGAAAGCATCGGTAACAGGCCCTGCCCCTAAAAAAGCAGAGATGCAAACATCACGCACAAAGCCAGAAACGCGGCTAAGCATTGTTAAAAAACCAATATTAAAGATCGATCGAAAAAGCATGAAAAGTCCACTTGTAATTTCGAGACTGCTGCAAAACCCATCATAAAAGAGAGACAATAACCAGCTCCCGTCATTCAGAGTCGCCGTTAGGCGACGTGGAATCTCATTAAATCAAAAACCTAGTACAATTTCTGTTGAGAGATTCTAGAGACTCCACGGGCCCTTTGGGCCCTCTGAGTGACGGTAGACGATTTTCGCAGCAGTCTCAATTTCTGCTCATAGCTTACATGATTTATACAAAAAGCGCTATCGAGAATTCATCCCTTCTCACCAAAGCTTATCTTCTAAACTTGGCAAGACTTTCAATAATTTTTCACATGATTCCTTTGATAGATCCTCTTCTCGAACAACGATTTTTGCAATTGGCCCCAAAAGTGCATGTATCGACTCTTCATCCAAATCTGCAATCAAATCAGTAAAGGAAGAGGTTCCTAATATTTTAACTGCTTTTAACGATTTGCATGCACGCAGTAATTTATAAAGTGCCTCTTTTGAAATATCAGAGAATGACAAATAAATGCCTTTCAAATCCCCAAATAGCCTTCCAAGAGTCTCATCATCAAGAGCTTTGATAAAAGCTGTGATCCACTTTGCGCCCTCAAGATTTAAAATTTGCAAACTCGTCAGTCGAGTGAGCAATCGCTCAAAATCCTTTGCAGGAAAAACAGGCATATCACCCACATCCAAATACCAAACATGTTGGAAAATGGATTGAATCTGTTCATCTGTCATATTAGCCAACACAGCTGGAAAGGATTTGCAAGCAAACACATCAAGATAATGCAATGAACGGCACGGGAGCAACAGAGAACTCATAGCTTTTTCATTTATATTCGTGTTTGGTAAACCCAAAGCCTCAAGACCTTGAACAACTTGGGGCAAATTATCCTTTTGTGCGAAACCTTCTATTGCTTTCGAAACATTTTCACATCCCGTTAAAAACAATTGCTCCAAATGTTGACAAGAGGCCAGAATACTAATAAGAGCTCGACTCCCAATACCAGTGTGCCCGAGATTCAAAGATTTCATATTTGTGAAGATCTCTTCAATACCATAAAAACCAGGCACATTTCTACACTCGTACAGACTTAGGGCTCTCAATGGAGGTTTGCTCCCAGCAATTCTGAGCAAAGCTTCTGCCTTTATTAAAGTCTCGCCTAGATCAAGATCTTCAATCTGCCCAAAGACTTGTTTGACCTGCTCATCAGTCATTTGATTCATTGCATTAGAAATAGAAGTACATTTATGCAAATTAAGAGATATCAACGGAGCACAAGACACTAAAAGTCGGCAGAGAACGACAGCTGTAATGCCTGTTTCTGATAAATTTAACACCTCAACCTTATGGAATATTTTCTCTAATCTTTCCTGACTGAGACCAAGAATCATGAAATTAATTCCTGTATACCCTTTCAAATCAAGCTTTCTGAGTGACTCACAGTAAGGCAGCACCATACTTAAAGAATTATAATCAGACGTTGATAGGCTCACTTGTAAGGAATCAAGCTGCTTAAAAATTGGCTCTATGATTCTCCTGGTCTGCGGAGAAAGATACACATTCACCGTACTGATCGTTAAATCTTGAACAAAAGCTTTATACTTAGTAACCAGTAAATGCGCCGATTGAAGTGCTAGATATGCATCGCCAGCATTCAATGTTTCGGGAAAAACAAGTGATTGCCACCTAAAATTTAAATAAGAAGTAATCATCCCAGCATTACATTCTTCAGACCCATCAACAACAAAACAAATTTTTCTCCCTATCAACTCTTTTATGAGATTATGCTCATCGTCAGTCATTTTCGAGACAAGCCGAAGATTCAGCAATGTAGGACCATCTAGAAAATACAATATCCGACAGGCCGGTCCCTCAGAAAAACGCTGACGTAGAAATGGAATGAGCGTCAATGATTCTGGATTGTGAAAATGTGTGATGGGCAGATTTGGATTTTGCTGTTCACTGTGTATAAGTAGGGCCATTGTTTTTCTCCGAAAGAATGAACTCAAAGCCTTACATTTGGCAAGGCACGCCTGATTTTCTGATACGCGTTTGGAGATAGATCCATGTAGCCTAATGAAAGATATTTCACATTACCAAGAAGACGGGTAATGGCTTCTTCATCAAGCTCCTCCAGCAATGATTTTCCCCAAGGTGAACTATCTAGACATAAATACTCTAAGTGAGATATCTGCGCTAATAATCTTTGCAACTGAAGCGTACTCTTTTCTTCAATTTGAAGCAAATCTAAATACTTAAGCTGACCAAAGACTGAATGAATCTGTTCATCAGTCAACGGCTCTAAAACAGCGGGAAGATTATGACAAGCACCAAGAGATAGACGAGTCAATGATTTACACGCAAATAATACAGTTTCTAATGCATGCTTGCTAGTATATGTTCCTGTTAACATCAAATCTTCCATTTGGCCAAAAATAGCGCTTAACTGATCTGGTGCAAAAGAAGTAATCTGCTCCAAGGACTCATAACATCCTGCCAAACATAATTGCTTTAAATTTGCACAAGAAGCTAATAGCGCATTAAGTCGTTCAGCTTTCATGCTTAATCCTGTCAGATCCAAAAATTCCAACTTTTCAAAGTCAAATGTAGCTGAATCAAAATCAGATAGAGTCTCACATTCAGAAAGCCCCAGGGCTCGTAGCGGAGGATGACTTAAGAGAATAGATGTGAATGCCGTTGATGTAATATCTGATTTTGATAGATATAAAGTGTGAAGCCCTCCAAAAATTGCCTGAATCTGCTCAGGGTTTAAACCAGACACAACATTTGAAATGAAACGACATCCTTCTAAAGATAGTAACTTCAATGATGTACATGATGTTAACACAGCACTTAAAGCATGATTCGGAAGCGTTTTATCAAAGTAACTCGTTCTCCGGTAAGATAGATCTAAATCTTCAACAGATGCAAAGATCCAATGACGA from the Alphaproteobacteria bacterium genome contains:
- the murJ gene encoding murein biosynthesis integral membrane protein MurJ; the protein is MLFRSIFNIGFLTMLSRVSGFVRDVCISAFLGAGPVTDAFFVALKMPNLFRRLFAEGAFSVSFVPIYSGYLAQEKFDEAADFAGKSFSLLALFLIPFTILMTIFMPEVLHVTAPGFLDEPEKFAMAVEFSRITFIYLLFIAIVAFMGSLLNSHHFFGPFAASSIFFNITIVVGLFIGIHMGWMEGTAMSWSLSISGVVQVLWMVYHCLRHKIVIKFQKPSFSPEIKRLLKLMGPGALGTGVMQINIFVDTILASLLPSGAISYLFYADRLNQLPLGIIGVAMGTALLPYLSQSHAKGEHAEMSQYIDESLLYGLVLSLPAAVALIAIPETILLVLFERGEFTSYDTVQTAKAVLAYAIGIPAYVLSKVYAATCFARSDTKTPVIIATIVAIANVVLAYSMIYVLGHMGIALATGIVAWMNVFLLSWALKKKMGYQISWPVKKKLFLVFVSAFIMGGSLYGLDLLLEPWFAGGAFLKMSALTLLVFMGLAIYLLCCMVFKIFTLHQLGILRSHIQKRKAV